One Chitinophagales bacterium DNA segment encodes these proteins:
- a CDS encoding T9SS type A sorting domain-containing protein: MKKFTIVTMALFWATTTFAQTTVAHRPPQVKPQYYKGPSMVPMIYSGNEQLPVPTQSTTSSSAIGQTQTIRDITETVIGDTYYDLQTNNATSDRLVYNSTTGTVSAVWTYSAGNQGVDRGTGYNYFDGTAWGDAPTARIETERTGFTNICIPSGGAENVVAHNTATKVMQQSSRATAGTGTWDESLTNLANDAVAGNLWSKVATNGNNVHVISLTTPTANAGALYNGLNGTPMYYRSTDGGTTWDKTNVELPDITSENYVGFAGDAYQIDANGNTVAIVVGGSIANDVLLYKSTDNGDTWTKTIVYHHPYFKFTDDTITDTNGDGVADSIRISDGSFAVLVDNNGMVHLWWGDMFIVNDIVGDAAYSYYFTNALIYWNESLPEPMTIENLGALDLDGSGFLEFPDDGSGSIAIGTFPFKGLASYPSAAIDVNGNLYLSYMAAVENSSDGVGQAIRHIYVTVSKDNGETWGDPIDVVSDPFAEGAYASLARNVDENLRLLYQRDYCSGISTTTYDPCNSGEVNEIVYVTMPVLDLGINVGVPSVSNGNAAITMYPNPSTGLTTLDFGKTDQREISVSVTNSIGRSVMNLNSVKIISNKAQIDLTGMENGLYHIHVKSGSITSTLPVTLVNN; the protein is encoded by the coding sequence ATGAAAAAATTTACAATTGTTACCATGGCACTTTTCTGGGCAACCACCACATTTGCCCAAACCACCGTTGCCCACCGGCCACCACAAGTGAAGCCGCAGTATTACAAAGGGCCTTCAATGGTTCCCATGATCTATTCCGGCAATGAACAGTTACCGGTGCCAACACAATCAACTACCAGCTCATCAGCCATCGGACAGACGCAAACCATCCGAGATATCACGGAAACAGTTATCGGTGATACTTATTATGATCTTCAGACTAACAATGCCACTTCTGACCGGCTCGTGTATAACAGCACAACCGGAACGGTTTCCGCTGTCTGGACATATTCTGCCGGCAACCAGGGCGTCGACCGTGGCACAGGTTACAACTATTTTGACGGAACAGCCTGGGGCGATGCGCCCACGGCAAGAATTGAAACTGAACGCACTGGGTTCACCAATATCTGCATCCCTTCCGGCGGCGCTGAAAACGTTGTGGCTCACAATACGGCCACAAAGGTCATGCAGCAGTCATCGCGTGCAACGGCTGGCACAGGCACATGGGATGAAAGTCTTACCAACCTTGCGAATGATGCTGTTGCCGGAAACTTATGGTCGAAGGTGGCTACCAATGGAAATAATGTGCACGTTATTTCACTCACAACACCTACTGCAAATGCCGGTGCACTTTATAATGGTTTGAATGGCACACCCATGTATTACAGGTCAACCGATGGCGGAACAACATGGGACAAAACAAACGTAGAACTGCCGGATATCACTTCTGAAAACTACGTAGGCTTCGCCGGTGATGCTTACCAGATTGACGCCAATGGCAATACCGTCGCTATTGTAGTGGGCGGAAGTATTGCCAACGATGTGTTGCTGTATAAGTCAACTGATAATGGTGACACCTGGACAAAAACAATCGTTTATCATCATCCTTATTTCAAATTTACAGATGATACTATCACGGATACTAATGGAGATGGTGTTGCCGACAGTATCCGCATCTCTGATGGTTCTTTCGCTGTGCTGGTGGATAATAACGGAATGGTGCATCTCTGGTGGGGCGATATGTTTATTGTGAATGATATTGTAGGCGATGCTGCTTACAGCTACTATTTTACCAATGCATTGATTTACTGGAATGAGTCGTTACCTGAACCAATGACTATTGAAAACCTTGGCGCACTCGACCTCGATGGCAGCGGCTTTCTTGAATTTCCGGATGACGGATCAGGTAGCATCGCCATTGGCACCTTCCCGTTTAAAGGACTTGCATCCTATCCCAGTGCTGCCATTGATGTCAACGGTAACTTATATCTTTCATATATGGCAGCCGTTGAGAATTCTTCCGACGGTGTCGGCCAGGCAATTCGTCATATCTATGTTACCGTGAGTAAAGACAATGGCGAAACATGGGGCGATCCGATTGATGTGGTGAGCGACCCCTTTGCGGAGGGCGCTTACGCTTCACTTGCCCGCAATGTTGATGAAAACCTTCGCCTGCTTTATCAGCGCGACTATTGCTCTGGCATCTCCACCACAACCTATGACCCATGTAACTCAGGAGAGGTTAATGAAATCGTATATGTCACAATGCCTGTCCTGGATCTTGGTATCAATGTCGGCGTGCCTTCGGTCAGCAACGGCAATGCAGCAATTACCATGTACCCGAACCCCTCAACCGGTTTAACTACATTGGATTTTGGAAAAACAGATCAAAGAGAGATTTCGGTTTCTGTTACCAACAGCATTGGCCGCTCTGTTATGAACCTTAACAGTGTTAAGATCATCAGCAATAAGGCACAGATTGATCTTACCGGAATGGAAAATGGACTGTACCATATCCACGTAAAATCCGGAAGTATCACTTCAACCCTGCCGGTGACGCTTGTAAATAATTAG
- a CDS encoding T9SS type A sorting domain-containing protein, producing the protein MRTKKFTLLAVAVAFSAAAFAQVPKFASKLQLVKSTPAIEHKMLSLNPVKANGLEVIHPGYVSSVNSNIGNSVTTRDITQTIIGTTYYDLQTNSSVCNRLINNVDGTVQATWTFSAGNQGVDRGTGYAVRSGGTWSAPPTARIESQRTGWPSIVRTGTGGEYVIAHNTAVSQLQLSSRSPLGTGSWTENTSTLTSPIASGNWWPRMASSGNYIHAISVTYPVANGGVKYKGQDGALCYSRSSDNGATWDIVNQVPELIDSAYYNGFGGDGYAIDAKGSTVAIVVGDGYTDVVLLKSTDNGNTWTKTLVWDFPIDFYTAEMISDADGDGVADTLDSTDEGFSVLIDGAGKCHVTFGYVRILDEDDTPTGTGSYFPGTNGIGYWNESFAENSLPPTIITGSLDLDGSGVLEINDLGRYLNSGLALHPNLATDGTNLFLSYTAVVENTDDGFGFNNEHVYVMASDDGGESWQEPVDINLAYDEFSNGAFGDLARDVMNNKIQLLYMLDYCAGIANNQDCNVGKENSMMYVEANVEDFGVAGIVGVDAVKNTDQTLSLYPNPSNGLLTMDFRKFKQSDVSVSVTNSIGQVVKTISTVKVTNNKAQLDLSELENGLYYVNVKSLNLNSTLPVNLVND; encoded by the coding sequence ATGCGCACCAAAAAATTTACACTCCTCGCCGTTGCAGTTGCTTTTTCGGCAGCCGCTTTTGCTCAGGTCCCGAAATTCGCATCGAAGCTTCAGCTGGTTAAATCCACACCAGCCATAGAACATAAGATGCTTAGCTTAAATCCGGTAAAGGCCAACGGACTTGAAGTAATCCATCCCGGATATGTTTCCTCCGTCAATTCCAACATCGGAAATTCGGTGACTACCCGTGATATCACGCAAACAATTATCGGTACTACCTACTACGACCTTCAAACCAATTCATCGGTTTGCAACAGGCTGATAAATAATGTAGATGGCACCGTGCAGGCCACCTGGACATTTTCTGCAGGCAACCAAGGTGTTGACCGCGGAACAGGCTATGCTGTACGTTCCGGCGGAACCTGGTCAGCGCCTCCTACCGCTCGTATCGAATCGCAGCGTACCGGCTGGCCAAGCATTGTGCGCACCGGAACTGGTGGCGAATATGTGATTGCACATAATACAGCCGTAAGTCAGTTGCAGTTATCCAGCCGTTCACCGCTGGGTACCGGTAGCTGGACAGAAAACACCTCCACATTAACCAGCCCGATTGCCAGTGGCAACTGGTGGCCGAGAATGGCATCGTCCGGTAATTATATCCATGCAATATCCGTGACGTACCCGGTGGCCAATGGCGGCGTAAAATATAAAGGACAGGACGGGGCACTCTGTTATTCCCGCTCTTCGGATAACGGTGCTACCTGGGACATTGTAAACCAGGTGCCTGAACTGATTGACTCGGCTTACTACAATGGTTTTGGCGGTGACGGATATGCCATTGATGCCAAAGGAAGTACCGTGGCAATTGTAGTAGGCGACGGATACACAGACGTTGTGCTGCTGAAATCCACTGATAATGGCAATACCTGGACAAAAACGCTCGTATGGGATTTCCCCATTGATTTTTATACAGCTGAAATGATTTCCGATGCAGATGGCGACGGCGTGGCTGATACACTCGACTCTACCGATGAAGGTTTCAGTGTATTGATTGATGGCGCAGGCAAATGTCATGTGACCTTCGGCTACGTACGCATTCTTGATGAAGATGACACTCCAACCGGCACCGGTTCTTATTTCCCGGGCACCAATGGTATCGGTTACTGGAATGAATCATTCGCTGAAAATAGTTTGCCTCCAACAATCATCACAGGTTCACTTGACCTTGACGGAAGCGGTGTGCTGGAGATCAACGACCTCGGGCGATACCTTAATTCCGGACTTGCACTGCATCCCAATCTTGCAACAGACGGAACCAATCTCTTTCTCTCCTATACAGCTGTGGTGGAAAACACCGATGACGGATTCGGATTCAACAATGAGCATGTATATGTAATGGCAAGTGATGATGGCGGTGAAAGCTGGCAGGAACCGGTGGATATTAACCTTGCCTACGATGAGTTTTCAAATGGCGCTTTTGGCGACCTGGCAAGAGACGTGATGAACAACAAGATTCAGTTGCTGTATATGCTTGACTATTGCGCAGGTATCGCCAACAACCAGGATTGCAATGTGGGAAAGGAAAACTCCATGATGTATGTGGAAGCCAATGTTGAAGACTTTGGTGTGGCAGGTATCGTAGGTGTTGATGCTGTAAAAAATACTGATCAGACATTATCGCTTTACCCCAACCCTTCCAATGGTTTGCTCACCATGGATTTCAGAAAGTTCAAACAATCAGATGTAAGTGTTTCTGTTACGAACAGCATCGGGCAGGTGGTTAAGACTATCAGCACAGTAAAAGTGACCAATAACAAAGCACAACTCGATCTTTCCGAATTGGAAAACGGGCTTTACTACGTGAATGTTAAATCATTAAATCTCAACTCAACGCTTCCGGTTAATCTTGTGAATGACTAA
- the yidC gene encoding membrane protein insertase YidC, with the protein MDRNAVIGFILFAIIFVVYIYINTPSQEETDRLKRQQDSIALVQKQRHELDSVNALIPDSSRVVKQGDTSLNNPTASLFADSAIRAEETVSIENEVMKLKLSNKGGKVVSVELKKFKTFNQQPLILFDEKNTFFNYAFFNGTTQIGTDGLLFKTIGKSFTVANNDSGTIVFRAYASDSRYLEQRYTLKGNSYLLNYQFSLVGMDSLISKNNPDINLEWENNFNHTEKDITLEKNYASIYFRYWDDDVESISEHTTGEMNAPGKLQWVSFKQHFFNATLITKQPFAAGNFSTQSEEGDGYMKKMTAQLVLPFDNTRKQVTYPMQFYFGPNNYQDLKRLGDYDLEQIIPLGAGIFGFISSPINKYFIIPLFNFLNNYFLNYGLIILIMTVLLRILLFPLNYRSFLSAAKMRVLKPEIDELKEKYKDDQTRFGQEQLKLFRSAGVNPLGGCIPALLQLPILAAMYTFFPLSIELRQQSLWWTKDLSSYDSILNLGFNVPFYGDHVSLWTIIMTITSILFAIYNNQLSGVTGQMKYMAYIFPVMLLGIFNNLPAALTYYYSLSNVVAFAQQYVIKNYIIDEDAIHRKIQDNKKKPVKKSKLQERLENMAKAQQQQVKRQK; encoded by the coding sequence ATGGACAGGAATGCGGTAATAGGATTTATATTGTTTGCAATAATCTTTGTCGTCTACATTTATATCAACACGCCGTCGCAGGAGGAGACCGATCGGTTAAAACGGCAACAGGATTCCATAGCACTTGTACAAAAGCAACGCCATGAGCTTGATTCTGTAAATGCCCTCATTCCCGACAGCAGCAGGGTGGTGAAGCAAGGAGATACTTCATTGAACAACCCGACTGCCAGTCTTTTTGCGGATTCAGCCATCAGGGCTGAAGAAACGGTGAGCATTGAAAATGAGGTGATGAAACTCAAGCTCTCGAACAAAGGCGGCAAAGTGGTTTCCGTGGAGTTGAAAAAATTCAAAACATTCAATCAGCAACCACTCATCCTCTTTGATGAAAAGAACACCTTCTTTAACTACGCTTTCTTCAATGGAACCACGCAAATCGGAACAGATGGCCTGCTCTTCAAAACCATTGGGAAATCTTTTACTGTTGCCAACAACGATTCCGGGACCATTGTATTCCGTGCTTATGCATCTGACAGCCGCTACCTTGAACAACGATACACATTAAAAGGCAACTCCTACCTGCTGAATTATCAGTTTAGTCTTGTTGGAATGGATAGCCTCATCAGTAAAAACAATCCTGACATTAACCTTGAATGGGAAAACAATTTCAATCATACCGAGAAAGATATCACGCTGGAAAAAAACTATGCATCCATATATTTCCGCTACTGGGATGATGACGTGGAAAGCATTTCAGAACATACAACAGGAGAAATGAATGCACCTGGTAAACTGCAATGGGTTTCCTTCAAGCAGCATTTTTTCAATGCCACCTTAATCACAAAGCAACCATTTGCAGCGGGCAACTTCAGTACACAATCCGAAGAAGGCGACGGTTACATGAAGAAGATGACTGCGCAGCTTGTATTACCTTTTGATAACACAAGGAAACAGGTCACTTACCCGATGCAGTTTTATTTTGGACCCAATAATTACCAGGACTTAAAACGCCTTGGCGACTATGACCTGGAGCAGATCATTCCGTTGGGCGCCGGCATTTTTGGCTTCATCTCTTCCCCCATCAATAAATACTTTATTATCCCGCTCTTTAATTTCCTGAATAATTATTTCCTCAATTACGGCCTCATCATCCTGATCATGACGGTGCTGTTACGGATACTGCTCTTTCCACTTAACTACCGTTCCTTTCTTTCGGCTGCAAAGATGCGTGTATTAAAACCGGAGATAGACGAACTTAAGGAGAAGTACAAAGATGATCAGACTCGTTTTGGACAGGAACAACTGAAGCTCTTCAGGTCAGCCGGTGTAAATCCGCTCGGAGGCTGCATACCGGCATTGCTGCAATTGCCGATTCTGGCGGCGATGTACACCTTCTTCCCGCTCTCCATCGAATTGCGTCAGCAGTCACTCTGGTGGACGAAGGATCTCTCCAGTTATGATTCCATCCTCAACCTGGGTTTCAATGTTCCGTTTTATGGCGATCATGTGAGTTTATGGACAATTATCATGACCATCACTTCCATCTTGTTTGCCATCTACAATAATCAGCTTTCAGGTGTTACCGGACAAATGAAATACATGGCCTACATTTTTCCGGTGATGCTGCTCGGTATTTTCAATAACCTTCCTGCCGCCCTTACCTATTACTATTCGCTGTCAAACGTAGTAGCATTCGCGCAGCAATATGTGATTAAGAACTATATCATTGATGAAGATGCCATTCACAGGAAGATTCAGGATAACAAGAAAAAACCCGTTAAAAAATCCAAACTCCAGGAGCGGCTGGAAAATATGGCCAAAGCACAACAACAACAAGTGAAGCGGCAGAAGTAA
- a CDS encoding CTP synthase, with protein MATTKYIFVTGGVTSSLGKGIISASLAKLLQARGFKVTIQKFDPYINVDPGTLNPYEHGECYVTDDGAETDLDLGHYERFLNHPTSQANNVTTGKIYQEVINKEREGAYLGKTVQVIPHITDEIKRRIQLLGNSGDYELVITEIGGTVGDIESLPYIEAVRQLKWELGNSNCLVIHLTLVPYLKSAKELKTKPTQHSVKELLENGVQPDILVCRTEYHLNMDLRRKIALFCNVTTNAVIESIDAESIYDVPLLMLKENLDKTVLSKLKLRTGDEPNLDKWKEFMGKLKNPTSEVKIGLIGKYVELTDAYKSIREAFVHAGAVNECKVDLISIHSEHINPQNVTQLLGGLSGILVAPGFGPRGIEGKVTAIKYAREINLPFFGICLGMQCAVVEYARNVLGWTDANSTEMNMDTSKPVIDMMEEQKKIVMKGGTMRLGAYECNLKKSSKAYQAYLQTTIFERHRHRYEFNNKYLAAFEEAGLQATGVNPESNLVEVIELKKHPWFVGVQYHPELKSTVDSPHPLFVKFVQAAMEDHKRKDNSSTPTLSQSTPVYL; from the coding sequence ATGGCAACCACAAAGTACATCTTCGTTACGGGCGGAGTTACCTCTTCACTCGGTAAAGGAATCATCTCCGCATCACTTGCAAAACTGCTGCAGGCAAGAGGTTTCAAAGTCACTATACAGAAGTTCGATCCTTACATCAATGTTGATCCGGGAACACTCAATCCGTATGAACATGGCGAATGTTATGTAACCGATGATGGCGCCGAAACCGACCTTGACCTGGGCCATTACGAACGCTTTCTCAACCACCCTACTTCGCAGGCGAACAATGTAACCACCGGCAAGATTTACCAGGAAGTCATCAACAAAGAACGCGAAGGCGCTTACCTTGGAAAGACCGTGCAGGTGATTCCGCACATCACCGATGAGATCAAAAGAAGAATTCAGTTGCTCGGCAATTCAGGTGACTATGAATTGGTGATTACAGAGATCGGCGGTACCGTGGGCGACATTGAATCCCTGCCATATATTGAGGCAGTACGTCAGTTAAAATGGGAACTCGGGAATTCCAATTGTCTTGTTATTCACCTTACACTGGTTCCCTACTTAAAATCAGCTAAAGAGCTGAAAACCAAGCCAACACAACATTCTGTTAAAGAGTTGCTTGAAAATGGTGTGCAGCCGGATATTCTTGTATGCAGAACCGAATACCATCTTAATATGGACCTGCGACGCAAGATTGCTTTGTTCTGCAATGTGACAACGAATGCCGTAATTGAATCGATTGATGCCGAGTCTATTTATGATGTGCCATTACTGATGCTGAAGGAGAACCTCGATAAAACGGTATTGTCAAAACTCAAACTACGGACCGGTGATGAACCGAACCTGGATAAGTGGAAAGAGTTCATGGGTAAGCTGAAAAATCCAACTTCAGAAGTGAAGATCGGGCTCATCGGAAAATATGTAGAACTGACTGATGCCTATAAATCAATCCGTGAAGCATTTGTGCATGCAGGGGCGGTGAATGAATGTAAGGTAGACCTGATTTCGATCCACTCCGAACATATCAATCCTCAAAACGTAACTCAACTGTTGGGCGGACTCAGTGGCATACTGGTGGCGCCCGGTTTTGGCCCGCGTGGTATTGAAGGCAAGGTGACCGCCATTAAATATGCCCGTGAAATCAATCTTCCGTTTTTCGGTATTTGCCTGGGCATGCAATGTGCCGTGGTTGAATATGCGCGCAATGTTTTAGGTTGGACTGATGCCAATTCAACGGAGATGAACATGGATACCAGCAAGCCGGTGATTGATATGATGGAAGAGCAGAAGAAAATTGTGATGAAAGGCGGCACAATGCGACTCGGTGCATATGAATGCAATCTGAAAAAATCGTCGAAAGCTTATCAGGCATATCTGCAGACCACCATATTTGAGCGGCATCGTCACCGGTATGAATTCAACAATAAATACCTGGCTGCCTTTGAAGAGGCTGGATTGCAGGCAACCGGCGTGAACCCAGAAAGCAACCTCGTGGAAGTGATAGAACTTAAAAAACATCCATGGTTTGTCGGCGTGCAGTACCATCCTGAATTAAAAAGTACCGTTGACAGCCCCCACCCGCTTTTCGTTAAGTTTGTGCAAGCCGCAATGGAAGACCACAAGCGAAAAGATAACAGCAGCACTCCTACACTTTCTCAATCAACGCCTGTTTATCTGTAA